The DNA segment GAAGACGCCGGTCTCAAAGTCCTGCGTTTGGTGAACGAGCCGACGGCCGCGGCCTTCGCATACGGGTACAAAAAGGCCAAAGACTTCACACTCGCAGTGTACGACCTGGGCGGTGGCACCTTCGACGTAACGGTACTGCGCGCCCGAGGAAACACCTTCTCGGTAGTGGCAACCGACGGCGACTCGTACCTCGGGGGCGAGGACTTCGACCTCAAGATTGCCGAGTGGCTCGAAGCCGAATTCACCAGCGAGTTCGGCCAGGGGTTCGGCGAAGACCGCGCCGCGCGCCAACGCGTGAGGGAAGCGGCAGAAAAGGCAAAGGTCGAACTCACCGAGGTCGAGACTTCACAGATCGAACTCCCGTTTCTGACCAAGCTCGACGACGGCACACGGCCGGGCTTCTCCCGTACGATCACACGCGCCAAGGTGGCCGAGCTGGTTTCACCGTTGATCGCGCGAACGCGCGAGCTATGCGAGCGCTGTCTTCAGACAGCCAGCATCTCGGTCAACGAAATCAGCGAAGTTCTGCTGGTCGGCGGTCAGAGTCGCATGCCGGCAGTCCGCGAGGTGGTGCGTGATCTGTTTGCCAAAGAGCCGCGCCGAGACATCAATCCAGACGAAGTCGTGGCGATGGGCGCCGCTCTGTACGCCTACTCGCTGGTCTCCGACGATCTCGCCCAGGAAGCTGAAGACGAAGCGAAGGAATCGTTCGCAGTCGCAGTCAAGGAGACCTCGGTCGCCCGCAAGCTGGTCAACGAGATCGCAGATCTGGGCACAGCTGAGATCGACAACAAGGCACTGGCCGATCGACTCGAAGCCCTTCTCGCAGCGGCCGAAGCGGGCGGTGCTGCAAAGGTTTCAGAGCCCCAGGTAGACGACGATCCAACCCAGCCATCGATGTACACACTCGATCCGCACAGCTTGCCACCGGTAGCTTCAGATCCGCCCCCTCAGCCGAAAAACGGCAGCACGAGCCAGCCTATCGGCCGCGTCCATACGCAGCGCAGGATCGCCGCACCGGAACCTCCAGCACCCAAGTTCGACGAACCCGTCGACCAGGTCGAGCCGTCGATCGCGGAACACGATCCGCTCGATGACTCTCTCAGCGCAGCCCAGACCGACACGGCCAGCGCGGATGAACCGGCACTGCCCGAACTCGACGAGTCTCCGGCG comes from the bacterium genome and includes:
- a CDS encoding Hsp70 family protein → MSRNVIGIDLGTLNSCVAAVREGRAEVLRGDNRGIVPSCVGFKDGKVLVGAPAKRHAVSDPQSTLIAIKRLIGHAFDSREVREAAEQLPYKIKKSRLGSVVLQIGDEELSPVQVSTLILAKVKEIAETALGSPVGEAVISVPAHFNDVQRKATMLAAEDAGLKVLRLVNEPTAAAFAYGYKKAKDFTLAVYDLGGGTFDVTVLRARGNTFSVVATDGDSYLGGEDFDLKIAEWLEAEFTSEFGQGFGEDRAARQRVREAAEKAKVELTEVETSQIELPFLTKLDDGTRPGFSRTITRAKVAELVSPLIARTRELCERCLQTASISVNEISEVLLVGGQSRMPAVREVVRDLFAKEPRRDINPDEVVAMGAALYAYSLVSDDLAQEAEDEAKESFAVAVKETSVARKLVNEIADLGTAEIDNKALADRLEALLAAAEAGGAAKVSEPQVDDDPTQPSMYTLDPHSLPPVASDPPPQPKNGSTSQPIGRVHTQRRIAAPEPPAPKFDEPVDQVEPSIAEHDPLDDSLSAAQTDTASADEPALPELDESPALELDEPVDDFPAPKFDEPVDDFPVPKFDEPVDDFPVPKFDEPVDQVEPPIAEHDPLDDFLNAAQTDTASADEPALPELDEPVDDFPVPKFDEPVDQVEPPIAEHDPLDDFLNAAQ